The following coding sequences are from one Nitrososphaerales archaeon window:
- a CDS encoding rRNA adenine N-6-methyltransferase family protein — MKKRRRLGQHLLVDTNVLNVILDTVDLRRNEIVYEIGTGNGMLTAELCKRAGKVISCEIDKTMVPSKDLGKYDNLTLLHGDGFTFDFSFDVFVSNLPYSKSRKAIEWLAKKKFNRAVIMVQKEFTTKMLSEHGRSYRAISALAQYCFYIDIIMNVGRNSFRPRPEVDSTLLRLMPKNRVNDGLIKSLKLLFSYRGKKLRAITRKFKIDTNIDKRVEQLTPTEAVGLATIIEQHILQTVR; from the coding sequence ATGAAGAAGAGAAGAAGATTAGGGCAGCACTTGCTTGTTGATACCAATGTTCTAAATGTCATTCTGGATACTGTGGATTTAAGGAGGAACGAAATTGTGTATGAAATAGGTACAGGAAATGGCATGCTTACTGCGGAACTGTGCAAGAGAGCAGGCAAAGTAATATCATGTGAGATTGACAAGACCATGGTACCTTCAAAAGATCTTGGAAAGTATGATAACCTCACGCTTCTGCACGGCGATGGCTTTACGTTTGATTTTAGCTTTGATGTGTTTGTATCAAATTTACCCTATTCCAAGAGCAGGAAGGCTATTGAATGGCTTGCTAAGAAGAAGTTTAACAGAGCAGTGATAATGGTACAGAAAGAATTTACTACGAAAATGCTTTCTGAGCACGGCAGATCCTACAGAGCTATCTCTGCGCTAGCCCAGTACTGCTTCTACATAGACATAATAATGAATGTGGGTAGAAACTCTTTCCGTCCCAGACCAGAGGTCGATTCAACGTTGTTAAGATTGATGCCTAAGAATAGGGTTAACGATGGTCTTATTAAATCTCTGAAACTTCTCTTCTCTTATAGAGGTAAGAAGCTACGTGCTATTACAAGGAAATTCAAGATAGACACTAACATTGATAAGCGTGTTGAGCAGTTAACTCCTACTGAAGCAGTTGGATTGGCGACAATTATTGAACAGCACATACTACAAACCGTCAGATGA